In Lagopus muta isolate bLagMut1 chromosome 6, bLagMut1 primary, whole genome shotgun sequence, one DNA window encodes the following:
- the INAFM2 gene encoding putative transmembrane protein INAFM2 produces MKEKEAGAERGKPATYTGDKKARMAAKTNKKWVRLATVLAYVLSVSLAAIVLAVYYSLIWQPVRGGGGSSASPPSLLGPSANSSSQPRSAPPPRSAAPPPHGPTAPPPPRGGPTGTGGTELPAPRGAGEGRSAP; encoded by the coding sequence ATGAAGGAGAAGGAGgccggggcggagcggggcaAGCCCGCCACTTACACCGGGGACAAGAAGGCTCGCATGGCGGCCAAGACCAACAAGAAGTGGGTGCGCCTGGCCACCGTGCTGGCCTACGTGCTCTCCGTCTCGCTGGCCGCCATCGTCCTCGCCGTCTATTACAGCCTCATCTGGCAGCCGGTGCGCGGAGGCGGCGGCTCCTCGGCTTCTCCTCCGTCGCTTCTCGGCCCCTCCGCCAACTCCTCCTCGCAGCCCCGCAGCGCTCCaccgccgcgctccgccgccccgccgccccacGGCCCcacggcgccgccgccgcccagGGGGGGCCCGACCGGGACGGGCGGCACGGAGCTTCCAGCGCCGCGCGGGGCCGGGGAGGGCCGCAGTGCGCCGTGA